In the genome of Eschrichtius robustus isolate mEscRob2 chromosome 12, mEscRob2.pri, whole genome shotgun sequence, one region contains:
- the IQCF6 gene encoding IQ domain-containing protein F6 isoform X1, with protein MDTQNVSEAHIEGICPADKEQCLKLEKAAIKIQSWWRGNMVRWTLLHAALRAWVIQCWWRSMQAKMLEQRRRLALRLYTCQEWAVVKVQAQVRMWQARRRFLQAHQAACIIQSHWRWHASQTRGLIQGRYEVRASRLELDIEILMT; from the exons ATGGACACACAAAATGTGAGTGAGGCCCATATAGAAGGGATCTGCCCAGCGGATAAAGAGCAGTGTCTAAAG TTAGAGAAGGCAGCCATAAAGATTCAGTCATGGTGGCGTGGCAACATGGTACGCTGGACGTTACTGCATGCAGCACTCAGGGCCTGGGTCATCCAGTGCTGGTGGAGGTCGATGCAGGCCAAGATGCTGGAGCAAAGACGGCGCCTGGCACTAAGACTCTACACCTGCCAGGAGTGGGCAGTGGTGAAGGTGCAGGCACAGGTTCGAATGTGGCAAGCCCGCAGacggtttctccaggcacaccaaGCGGCCTGCATCATCCAGTCTCACTGGCGCTGGCATGCCAGCCAAACCCGAGGCCTGATCCAGGGCCGCTATGAGGTCAGAGCCAGCCGGCTGGAGCTCGACATTGAAATCCTCATGACTTAG
- the IQCF6 gene encoding IQ domain-containing protein F6 isoform X3 — MDTQNLEKAAIKIQSWWRGNMVRWTLLHAALRAWVIQCWWRSMQAKMLEQRRRLALRLYTCQEWAVVKVQAQVRMWQARRRFLQAHQAACIIQSHWRWHASQTRGLIQGRYEVRASRLELDIEILMT, encoded by the exons ATGGACACACAAAAT TTAGAGAAGGCAGCCATAAAGATTCAGTCATGGTGGCGTGGCAACATGGTACGCTGGACGTTACTGCATGCAGCACTCAGGGCCTGGGTCATCCAGTGCTGGTGGAGGTCGATGCAGGCCAAGATGCTGGAGCAAAGACGGCGCCTGGCACTAAGACTCTACACCTGCCAGGAGTGGGCAGTGGTGAAGGTGCAGGCACAGGTTCGAATGTGGCAAGCCCGCAGacggtttctccaggcacaccaaGCGGCCTGCATCATCCAGTCTCACTGGCGCTGGCATGCCAGCCAAACCCGAGGCCTGATCCAGGGCCGCTATGAGGTCAGAGCCAGCCGGCTGGAGCTCGACATTGAAATCCTCATGACTTAG
- the IQCF6 gene encoding IQ domain-containing protein F6 isoform X2, translated as MGPRNENQLEKAAIKIQSWWRGNMVRWTLLHAALRAWVIQCWWRSMQAKMLEQRRRLALRLYTCQEWAVVKVQAQVRMWQARRRFLQAHQAACIIQSHWRWHASQTRGLIQGRYEVRASRLELDIEILMT; from the exons ATGGGGCCCAGAAATGAGA ATCAGTTAGAGAAGGCAGCCATAAAGATTCAGTCATGGTGGCGTGGCAACATGGTACGCTGGACGTTACTGCATGCAGCACTCAGGGCCTGGGTCATCCAGTGCTGGTGGAGGTCGATGCAGGCCAAGATGCTGGAGCAAAGACGGCGCCTGGCACTAAGACTCTACACCTGCCAGGAGTGGGCAGTGGTGAAGGTGCAGGCACAGGTTCGAATGTGGCAAGCCCGCAGacggtttctccaggcacaccaaGCGGCCTGCATCATCCAGTCTCACTGGCGCTGGCATGCCAGCCAAACCCGAGGCCTGATCCAGGGCCGCTATGAGGTCAGAGCCAGCCGGCTGGAGCTCGACATTGAAATCCTCATGACTTAG